The DNA window CCTACGCCAATATGGATTACGGTTATATAGCACGTCTGCTGCAACTTCAACCACTAAAGCAGGAAAACTCTTAGATTCTATTATAAGAGTGAATCATGCTGGAGAATTGGCGGCTGATAGAATATATGCAGGGCAAATGGCTATTTTGGGTATAGgaactttttgaaaaattatattgcatTGTCCTGTTTACagatttttcttgtttatctATCACAACGTATGTTGCTTTAATCGTTATGTAAAACAGGCAATACTCCAAAAGGTCCGATGATTCAGCATATGTGGgatcaagagaaaaaacatCGTGCTAAATTTGAAGAATTAATTCGAAAGTATCGTGCACGGCCCACTGTATTTGTACCTGTTTGGAATATAGCTGGATTTGTTCTTGGTGCTGGAACAGCATTAATGGGAGAGAAAGCAGCTATGGCGTGTACCGTAGCTGTCGAAACTGTCATTGTAGAGCATTATAATGATCAATTACGTAACTTAATGGAAACGGGTGAAGTCATAgacaaagaattattaaatacgattaaaaCTTTTCGCGATGAGGAACAAGAGCATCACGATACAGGATTAGAACATGGAGCTGAACAAACTCCTTTTTATGGAATAATcacagatataataaaattcggtTGTAAAGCCgccatttctatttctaaagtagtataaattatgttaatttcAATGGtagtctgtgtatatatagaagCATTTGTTACTCCTTTAATGCCACAtgacttttattaaataaacattttttgttaatagctattattataaaagtttgTATAAATTTGCATACCCCCTTCGCAGTAAGGTCCTTGAAATCCAGCAGGGCACGAACATACACCGGGTGCCGTACAATTGCCACCATTCATACAATTTGGATAACAGAGTGCTTTTTTACAATGCGGTGGACCCAAATAACCGTCAGGGCAAGGCCCTGGATTTGGTtctaagatttaaaaaaaagaagagaattgtaaatactttttttttctttttcttttttttttttaaattatttttcttaaaagttTCAATTAAAGTTATCAGTAAATCAGCaaagaacgaaaatgaaaagaacaatGAATTTACACTTCCTCATTTGATgaaaaactttatttattttgatatataataaataaaagtagatatataaattatggaATAACGTCGCAAATATGTTGAATATACTTACCGCGCAAGTTGCATTCTTTTCTTAAGCTAAGATGAAGCGGTGTTCCGTTCAAAGGTTTACCTTTCCGCGTTTCGATCATTAAACCAATTCCAAATTGTGCTATCCCTGAATTATTTCCAGTACAAGGTAATAAAACACTAAATTCTATAATAcacagagaaaaaatataattattaaaaaaaaaaaaaaaaaagaaatagagaaataattttataatgaacatTGTAGAATGAACATGGACTCTGATCTTTACCCTTTGCTCTTTTCGGTACTCTTCCTTGAGTTTTAATCGTGATCGATGGAGTTTTGAGAATTGATTCATCGAAAGATTTCAGTCGATagaagttataataatatttttttacaccAGATTTCCATGTAAAATTTACGTACGATACTTCGCTAGGAATAATTGGTAGCTTATTTTCAAATTCTGGATCCAAAAGATATGATAAAACAATGCCCTCCGAAATGACATAGATTTCCATTTCAAcacctaataaaaataatgtcgaTTTATCGTAAcaatttataaaacgatatatattttatgataatgtgatagaaaaaaagattcgaaaAAGGATCGATACTATGATCTATAGGCATTGAAATCACTGATCCAATGATATAGAATACATCGCGTAATAATATGAGTGattgtaatattgtatttaatataatatattaataatattagcaatgagcaattaaaataatataaagcttttctatatacaagaataatgattaatttttaaaaaatttgttaaagtttttttctctttctctctctctccctctttctctctctcttacatgtacacacatacatgtgaATAAACCGACCAATAATTAAGAAGTTATTTTACCGCAGTAATTTTCATTTCAGTTTACGATAgcaaaattttgaaaaaaaaaaaagatcgatgaaatataaaacaatagaTAGGAACTTCCCAGcgctattattaattcttcGGATAGAaagtttgtttttattgaaaaatgtaatatgaaataataaaaattacgatcccgtaatatcgtaatttaattttatcgagaaaataatttactcaCCGCTGAACATTTTAATTTGCTGTTGGTCGATCCAAAGAGATATATCACTGGATGGTTTGTGACCATTACCAGAacgatgatggtgatgatgccTGGCCGTAGTAATGTCGAGAATAAATAAAGCGATCACCGCCAAGGTAAGGGCGGCTGTCGCCCACCGCATAATCATTTATGAAATGCTCTAAGCGCTTTTTCCGTCAGGTGTTACGCGCCTTTCCTAAAATCTCTCCACCCCCGCTTTAAGTCCTTCTTCTCCCCACCACCTTTTACCAATCTCTCAGCCCGCgggcgcacgcacgcacgtacgaTGACGTACGCACGCGAGCGtgctttctccttttctcttctttctttctctcaccaccgactcctttttttcttcctttcttatctttctcgtcgtctttgtcgtcgttgtaattgtcgtagtcgtagttGTCGTTGTCTTTGTCGCCGTCGTTGTAttgataacgatgatgataatgatgatgatgatgataatgatgatgataatgatgatgatgatgatgatgatgatgacgatcgTCGTTGCCACCGTCGCGTCGCGTCGCGTCGCGCACTTTagagagcgcgcgcgcgcgcgccttgATTCGCCGCGTGAAATGGGCTTTTCACGGGCGTGGGACC is part of the Vespa crabro chromosome 8, iyVesCrab1.2, whole genome shotgun sequence genome and encodes:
- the LOC124426300 gene encoding 5-demethoxyubiquinone hydroxylase, mitochondrial encodes the protein MLHLRQYGLRLYSTSAATSTTKAGKLLDSIIRVNHAGELAADRIYAGQMAILGNTPKGPMIQHMWDQEKKHRAKFEELIRKYRARPTVFVPVWNIAGFVLGAGTALMGEKAAMACTVAVETVIVEHYNDQLRNLMETGEVIDKELLNTIKTFRDEEQEHHDTGLEHGAEQTPFYGIITDIIKFGCKAAISISKVV
- the LOC124426299 gene encoding protein shifted — translated: MIMRWATAALTLAVIALFILDITTARHHHHHRSGNGHKPSSDISLWIDQQQIKMFSGVEMEIYVISEGIVLSYLLDPEFENKLPIIPSEVSYVNFTWKSGVKKYYYNFYRLKSFDESILKTPSITIKTQGRVPKRAKEFSVLLPCTGNNSGIAQFGIGLMIETRKGKPLNGTPLHLSLRKECNLREPNPGPCPDGYLGPPHCKKALCYPNCMNGGNCTAPGVCSCPAGFQGPYCEGGICSEKCLNGGKCVQKDTCECPKGYFGLHCEFSKCVIPCLNGGKCKGNNVCRCPAGFKGDHCEIGRRSPQRSACTRACRNGTCQPDNTCLCDPGWFGKLCNKNKPWA